Proteins encoded within one genomic window of Glycine soja cultivar W05 chromosome 1, ASM419377v2, whole genome shotgun sequence:
- the LOC114410713 gene encoding thioredoxin H2-like, with protein sequence MGANFSTFEFVEKSSHSSLVLTFHSTAKWKAHFDASKETNKLMVIDFTATWCGPCKYMDPIIKEFAAKYTDVEFIKIDVDELMEVAEAFQVQAMPTFILIKKGKVVEKVVGAKKEELQKLIEKRRN encoded by the exons ATGGGAGCCAACTtttccactttcgagtttgtagAAAAATCATCACACTCATCGCTGGTCCTCACCTTCCATTCCACTGCTAAATGGAAGGCTCACTTTGATGCCTCCAAAGAAACAAACAAGCTG atGGTCATCGACTTCACTGCTACGTGGTGTGGACCTTGCAAATACATGGACCCAATTATCAAAGAATTTGCTGCAAAATACACAGACGTCGAGTTCATTAAGATTGATGTGGATGAGTTAATG GAGGTGGCCGAGGCTTTTCAGGTGCAAGCAATGCCAACATTTATACTAATTAAGAAAGGTAAAGTAGTGGAAAAGGTGGTGGGAGCCAAAAAGGAGGAGCTGCAGAAGCTGATTGAGAAACGCAGGAATTGA